The following nucleotide sequence is from Amia ocellicauda isolate fAmiCal2 chromosome 2, fAmiCal2.hap1, whole genome shotgun sequence.
TCCGTCATCCAGCAGGAAGAGCTGCTGAAAACCATTTACTGTGCACAGATTGACCCTTCACATATCCAATATGTAGAGGCTCATGGGACAGGAACCCCTGTAGGGGATCCTGCAGAAGCAGGCAGCATCTCCAGCATCATTGCCAAAGCCCGACCCCAAGGATCACCAGCTCTTTGCATCGGCTCTGTGAAAGGTAACATTGGGCACACTGAGGCTGCAGCAGGCGTAGCAGGGCTCATCAAGGTACTGTTGATGATGCACCATGAAACCATTGTCCCCTCACTGTTTTATTCTGAAGACAATGCAAGCATCGATGCCAAAGTCCTGAACCTCAGAGTGCCCaccacagcagtgaagtgggaaaatAGTGGGCCACTGGGAAGGGCTGCAGGTATCAATAACTTTGGGTTTGGAGGCACCAATGCACATGCTGTTGTGAGACAGTACAGACAAAACCATGCTGTTAAGGCAGAGGTTCACAATTCTCCTAAATTATTTGTGCTGTCTGCAGCCTCAGAAAAGTCTTTGAAAATGATGTTGGAAGACACAGTCCAAAGAATCAGCAAAGACAACAGAGTGAACCTTCCAAATCTGTCCTATACATCTGCATGTAGGAGAAGTCACTCAAGACTCAAATACAGAAAAGCCTTTGTTGCATCTTCTCTCAGTAATTTAACTGAGCAACTTAATTCtgcaacaaagaaaaagattgTTCCATCAAAAGCAGATCCCCGActagtttttgtgttttgtgggaATGGGGTGAGCTACAGAGGCATGTGCAAGCAACTGTTAAAAGAGGAGCATGTTTTCAGAGAAAAGGTGAAAGAGGTAGAAAACATTTTCAAGAATTTCAAACCCATGAACCTCTTAGAAAAGTTAGAGAATGATTATGATAACGATGATTTTTCTAAACCAGATGTTGTCCAGCCGCTCCTCTTTGCCATTCAAGTTGCTATTGCCAGCCTGTTAAAGCACTGGGGTATCAAACCAGATGCAATACTTGGGCACTCTGTGGGAGAGATTGCTGCGGCCCATTGTTCAGGATTACTTTCCCTTGAGGACGCAGTTAAAGTAATTTTCTTCCGTAGTACTTTGCAGGCTAAGGTGACTGGAGGGAAAATGCTTGTTGTGAGCAATATAGCAGTGCCAGAGGTTTTAAAGTTGCTCCCTGACTATTCAGGAAAACTTTGCCTTGCTGCCTTTAACAGCCCTCATTCATGTACCTTCTCAGGGGATGCAGAtgctatagaaagtctacatcaGATACTGAAAACCTCATTCCAAACCAAGAATTTGTTCCTCCATGTTTTGGATGTCCCAACTGCATACCACAGCCACATGATGGATCCCATTTTGAACACGCTAGAACAAAGCATAGGTCTCTTAGAACAGAAAGAAATGGAAGTGGAGTTATTTTCCACAGTAACAGGGAAGGTGTGTTCCTCAGGGGATTTTATAACAGGTGAATACTGGGCCAGAAATGTTCGAAAACCTGTTGAATTTCAGCAGGCAGTGAAAGCTACAGCCAAAGAGGAGAAGAATGTAGTATTTGTAGAAATAGGTCCAAGAATGTCACTGCAAAGAAATATAATGGAATCTCTAGGGAATGACACTAGGGTCCTGCCATCTGTACAGCCAGATGGAGACCATAAATCACTGCTTACTGTTGTGTCAGATCTCTTTGCATTGGGCTTTAAAATCAACTGGGAGCAAATTTACTCTGGACATGATACAGTGCCAACTCCTTTCCCAAAGTATCAATTTGACTGTCTCATGACAGAGCTAAATGTTGAAACAGAAGAGCAAGACAATGAAAGTGTATCAGGATCTTATCACCCTGTCCTACGCCAAACAAGCATAAACAGTAAAGAATTCAGCTGCAACCTTTCATCTGATACAGTAGCTTATATTTACGAACATAAAAGCCATGGTGTAGTCATACTCCCTGCTGCCTTTTATGTTGACTTGGCATTGTCATCTGTCATGGCCAGTATGAGACCAAGGGTGCCTCTCAACTCATTGCAACTAACAATTCGTTTCCAGAGCCCATTCATTGTAAACCAGAAGTCGCCAAAATTGAAAGTGCAGCTTGAACCAGCAGAGAATGagactttatttaaaataacgtCTCCTTTAGCAACTTATGCATCTGGAACTGTTGAGTGTAGAAACGAAAATGCACCTGAAGGATACTATATCTTACTGGACTCTGTGTACAAGAGATGTACTTCGCTCATACAATCAGAAGAGCTCTATGTAAAACTTTGTCAGGCAGGGTTCCAGCACACCTCAGTTTTCAAACAAGTTGGAGATGTCCACTTTGGAAAAGAATTAATCGAAGCTGTGACTACTGTTAAGGTCCCAGAAGAAATTCGGAGCCAATTGCATGACtattgcattcatcctgttgtgcTGGATTATTTTATGCAGGTGGTAGGTCTTGTAGAACCAGAAGCATTGATTGGAGGAGACAGGTTTCCTTCGGCCATGGGTAGTTTGACAGTCTCAGGGCCATTAAAGGAGGAAATGGTGCTTTATTTGAGAAGAACCAAAGATACACCAGAGTACTTTGAGGTGTGTGGCTGCATGGCAAGCAAAGAAGGCCTTGTTTTAGTGGAGCTTACCAATGTAAGGATTAAATATGTAGGAAACAGTTTATCTGTGGTTGAAGAGTTCTTTTTTCACAATGAATTAAAGACATTGTCAGAGGATTTAAACCGTGGTCGTAAACCCAAATTCTTAGTCTTTGCAGACCAGTTAGGACTAGCCAAAGCCCTACAGCAGCATCTACACCCAAagtctgaatacattttttacaaaGATTCTGAGAAAATGTTAACCCATGAGGTTCATGAATTATTTTCCAAATTAAAGGTTGACAGGGATTATGAAGAGGTTTTGTTCTTGTGGGGGATTCAAAACCTCTCTGATTTGAAAACTGAGAAGGTTCTGGAGCACTTGCTCAGCTGTTGTGAGGTTTACTGTCTGATTGTCAACAAACTAAGGGAGGAAAACTCCTCATGTGTCATCAGGACTATCACCTACCGATCGTCAGAGAAAGTGGTTGATCACATTAGTCCAGGGTTTGTGCTCTCTGGCCTGACAAAGGCATGTGCTGCAGAAATTCCAAGTCTTTCTTTTCAGTGGATTGATATTGATTCTGTAACCAGTGAGAATATAATCATGTTGGCTCAAATTGTTAATTCATACAACTTCCACATATATCCAGAAATTACCATGAGCAAAGGTCAGGTctacaaaaatgaaatgacacGTACTCCCCCAAAAAACACAGGC
It contains:
- the LOC136764059 gene encoding mycocerosic acid synthase-like polyketide synthase, whose translation is MEDTGDIAVVGIGCNFPGGEGIDNFWKVLLEGKNCAVEIPNERFNSAAWYDPDDNKPGKSRTARAAFIDGLNAFDHKFFGISEAEAGSMDPQQMLLLECTFRALEDAGMPMEKASGTRTGVYIGLMNRDYLGMINNSPSTINHYTGTGTAMSITANRISYTFNFTGPSYALDSACSSSLVALHTACQAIRQGDCEMAICGGVNCIIEPRVFVALSKAKIISPDGTSKPFSRKADGYGRGEGCGVVLLKPLGKAQKDFDHVWGIISSTAINQDGRTVTPITKPSVIQQEELLKTIYCAQIDPSHIQYVEAHGTGTPVGDPAEAGSISSIIAKARPQGSPALCIGSVKGNIGHTEAAAGVAGLIKVLLMMHHETIVPSLFYSEDNASIDAKVLNLRVPTTAVKWENSGPLGRAAGINNFGFGGTNAHAVVRQYRQNHAVKAEVHNSPKLFVLSAASEKSLKMMLEDTVQRISKDNRVNLPNLSYTSACRRSHSRLKYRKAFVASSLSNLTEQLNSATKKKIVPSKADPRLVFVFCGNGVSYRGMCKQLLKEEHVFREKVKEVENIFKNFKPMNLLEKLENDYDNDDFSKPDVVQPLLFAIQVAIASLLKHWGIKPDAILGHSVGEIAAAHCSGLLSLEDAVKVIFFRSTLQAKVTGGKMLVVSNIAVPEVLKLLPDYSGKLCLAAFNSPHSCTFSGDADAIESLHQILKTSFQTKNLFLHVLDVPTAYHSHMMDPILNTLEQSIGLLEQKEMEVELFSTVTGKVCSSGDFITGEYWARNVRKPVEFQQAVKATAKEEKNVVFVEIGPRMSLQRNIMESLGNDTRVLPSVQPDGDHKSLLTVVSDLFALGFKINWEQIYSGHDTVPTPFPKYQFDCLMTELNVETEEQDNESVSGSYHPVLRQTSINSKEFSCNLSSDTVAYIYEHKSHGVVILPAAFYVDLALSSVMASMRPRVPLNSLQLTIRFQSPFIVNQKSPKLKVQLEPAENETLFKITSPLATYASGTVECRNENAPEGYYILLDSVYKRCTSLIQSEELYVKLCQAGFQHTSVFKQVGDVHFGKELIEAVTTVKVPEEIRSQLHDYCIHPVVLDYFMQVVGLVEPEALIGGDRFPSAMGSLTVSGPLKEEMVLYLRRTKDTPEYFEVCGCMASKEGLVLVELTNVRIKYVGNSLSVVEEFFFHNELKTLSEDLNRGRKPKFLVFADQLGLAKALQQHLHPKSEYIFYKDSEKMLTHEVHELFSKLKVDRDYEEVLFLWGIQNLSDLKTEKVLEHLLSCCEVYCLIVNKLREENSSCVIRTITYRSSEKVVDHISPGFVLSGLTKACAAEIPSLSFQWIDIDSVTSENIIMLAQIVNSYNFHIYPEITMSKGQVYKNEMTRTPPKNTGSTQSKALPSDSVCFTLQTADPYSMTSLCASPSSDAEKHAMTQTVEVQINKICVHSSDYFPVSLSALKYGQTIYWSKHASESHKLLALDFSGTVTTVDCNVKKLKVGDPIVACYPITALSKVRIPEAICYNATKVPILMDVPCLSFFILAWEIINRALPKINQEKKLGIISTVSESCLQRVLILAANQSGWVASTNVNKCDAFVLLPPFDASSVAKACSVSSAKHIIVVCDSQLRLALSQNLFQNENACIQTLQVANVFQKAYLKKQKKQIYHWIKSMHLDKRSLDLQSTIFQCPTFGSFDFLPLEESESYFSSKTIPVIVLDKTSQGKLSDIPLLETEKQLFHKHAVYIVTGGLSGLGFETVKFIAVRGGGCIVILSRRAPSPEMQLEINNLQEDAGASVISLQCDISVPEHVMKAIHVIGQTFPSFPIRGVFHSAVVLHDGLIQTLDRSHFEKVLKPKVNGALNLHYATRNCKLDYFVCFSSIASFIGNSAQTNYAAANSFLDLFCHYRRNLGLAGQSINWGALNLGLLLNKEHLQRFLEAKGMMLMALTEILEGLKQCLMINNPQQVVCKFNFNNLSNHIYSQNTSLKIRLYPVVKDMVKVSNQKVIESQAEQTTSISSVDEYVRSLLCEVSNADIDDLRDDTALSTLGIDSMLAMTLQNRIFQERKVDVPVVKLLDPNATVSFLASVVQEARQGASQTVDIFLSNSETQKQNEYTEF